Within the Glycine soja cultivar W05 chromosome 3, ASM419377v2, whole genome shotgun sequence genome, the region AGCTTTTACCAGTTATCTTACATCGACTTCCACTCATTCAATTCAACATTTGCTATCTTGTTTTTTCTAGACGCTTATCAAAGCTTGAAATGTTGAAGCGGCGAGGAAAAGGACCACCCAAGAAGGGCCAAGGAAGGCGTGCTGCCAAAcgcaacaaataaattatactttcacctctctctctctcctctctctcatctctctctctctggaaTTATTTTGTGGGTACTCTTTTGAGTTTAAGACAAGTACTTGTTTATTTATGTGATAACACTTTGAGTTTTACTTTTGTTATCAGAATGTAAACTCATGCATTTTAGAGTTTGAAATCACTAGCCTAATTTGGTTGAGATCTCTGTCCTCTTTGTGCAATTAAATTTTCTGATATTGGTTCAGTCTATCTTGGAAATTTGGAATGCAACCACAAGGTTATGAATCATAAAGTAcccattttcttattttgttacTGTTATTATAGTTGGAGTTTTAGATGAACTGAACTCTGTCACTTTCAATAAGCCGGTGCCTATCTCATTTTTATTGGGCAGACATGTTTCATTCATTTTGTCGTTATTAATTAGGGTGTGTGTGATGTATACGGACGGATAATATAAATAGAATAATGCTTATAATTTAATGGGACAATATCTGGTGTAACCGTGTGCTTATCTCACTGTCTTAAGCAATAACATCTCGTGTGCATCGGTGTACCAACAATTTTTGAgcatctaataaaataaaaacgaaggattgaagaaatgtTTTGTCtcttaaaaaggtaaaaatcatcactctttataattaaaagactaaatatCATTATtgattcattatattttaatattttttttactttgatacattaagttttaagagttttattttgatcttttatatttttgaaagtttcattTTAGTACATTAAGtgttaaaagtttcattttaaactttatttttttaaagttttatttggattattttttttattttctcttaaaatttttagtgctttgtcaatattttaaattttgaaggagcactaaatataagtaaaataattaatttaaaataataataactaacataattaactatttcaaaatttaaaacatgaatGGATGACTAacgttttaaatgaaaaatgaaaaaaaaataattaaaatgaaactttcaagaaaataaaagactaaaataaaaatttaaaatacaatgtatcaaattaaaattttaaaaaataaaaagaatgaaaatgaaacttttacaatttaatataccaaaataaaaaatactaaaacataACGAATCAAAACTAAGATTTATTCTAATTAAAACTATAGTCTCTAAAAATAACAATTGTAGAATATCCATACCTCTAATTGGAAATTGGAAGCAAGAAAACTATTGATTTGAAATGACTCAAACAACAAGTTCATAGAACCACTAGAGTCCGTTTAGTGTTGAGAGGTTTGAGATAATATGCATGAGATTATAAGTTTGAATTTCAGTACAActatgatataaaaataaaataaaataaaaaaagttcacACGTGGATGTTGGTGACTTTCAGTGAATTGTTTGACAACGATTGAGTATGATAGTCCAAGGCGATGATGCTTGTAGAGACACTCATATGCTTAACTTAGTAGAAATTCTAGTGGAGTAACAGTATATTAAGATGCAAAAGAGAATATCCGACTGTGAGAAGAACTTTGATATTTACATGTGAGGGTTGTTGGCTAAAAGGCAACAGTGACTACCAACTTGTATGGACGGTTATTCCTAGGTACCTTATCTTGATGTGAAAGATATATAATGATCTCTTAGATGCTTGCATGCTTGGCTCTGAAACAAATAAGGTTGACACTAATGTCTCCTAAAGGTGATGTTACATGCAATATACTTTGACACTTTTGAGAGAACATTACTTCTTAAATATGTCGTTAGATAAGGCTCATAATGCATGGGGTTGTTAAGTAGGTCTGAGACTGTATGACACATCTTAGTTATGATTATTGGGTTGCCTCAAAGGATTTTGATGGGTTGGTTCACCAGGGGCATGGTAGAGATGTTCCCTTGATTGTTATGATAATGTGTATGTCATCATTAATTGCATCAATTAtatgagagagaagagaaatttGCTTACaccaaaagtaatttttttagaattatttcttattcttaccattttattttctttgaatctAGAAGTCCTTCTCTTAAGGTTAGAATGAAGAGAATTAAATTCCAATAAAATGTACATGTTAGTCATGTGTATGTCACAACAGTGTCTTATAGTTTAATAAAATTGCGTCCCTGTAATGAGTAGTACTCTTGCTTTTTGTTGATTAACTCGAGAGCAAGCATTTCCTAGATTTGGACACTTCCATTGCCAGAAAATATTAAACACTTCCTTTGGGTGCTAGATCACAAAAGCTTTCCAACAAATTAAGCTCTTTTTACTTAACAGACATATTTCCTCTGATGGTTTTTGTTGCTGGTGTGGTCTTTTTCAAGAGTCTATTCTTCAGTTACTGAGAGATTGCTCTTAAATGCGAGAAGAATTCAAAGTCAACTCAATATATTGATGTGTTGCATTATTGTATTGGCGATGACAGTTCATGCTGGTTGAAAGCGAACATTGATGGACCTAAAGGTATTATTATGTTTGCTATTACTTGTTGGTTTCTCTGGAAAAGTTGAAACAATTTGATTTTCCGGGACCTTATTTGATCTTGTATGGGATGAACTCGCTTGAAGTTTGAATCTTAGTAACATTGTTGTTGAGATAAATTCTTAAGTGGCTTCAAAGCTTATTTCCAAGGGTGTTTTTTTTTCGAATCCTCTTGCTTCTGTTATCAATAATATTCCATCTTTTGAAGCTGTTacttggataatttttttttttgtcttaaaccTCTTATTTATCCGGAAAAAGAGATGGACTAATTCAAAATTCgattaaacaataaataaaatttgattaataattattttcataaaaaagtcTGATTAATTCATAGCTAAGCATGAAACTCATTCACaagtttctttttctgtctaCAAAATTGTCCCTTTGGTTTGAGATATAATCTTACAAAGGATGCTATAGGTGTATCTAGGAGGAGAAGCCATTGGCGGCGGCGACGATGTCGGAAATGGATAGCTTCCATTTTTAATAAAGGAATTCAAAcacagaattttaaaaataaagaaatttaaattggagcatttgaaattctcagaaAGAATTGGAGCATTTTAAATTGgctcatccaaacacaccctaagaGGATGAggcaatttaaaattttaaagaattttaaattcggagaatttcaaatgctccaatttaaattcctttatttttaaaattctctgTTTGGATTTCTTTATTAAAAGTCGAAGCCTCGTGAAGAAGAGCATCGCACCTGCGCGTGGGAACCCTGACGACGAAGGAGAACGAGGCGTGCGCGCTGCTAAGACTCTCACAGGTGGAGGAGAGCAAGGCGCCGATCGGGCGGTCCAGTGTGATTCCACTGCTGGTGAGCCTCCTGGAGAGTGGGGGGTTCCGCGCGAAGAAGGATGCATCGACAACGCTGTACTTGCTGTGCATGGTGAAGGAGAACAAGATCAGGGCGGTGAAGGCGGGGATCATGAAGGTACTGGTGGAGCTGATGGCGGACTTCGAGTCGAACATGGTGGACAAGTCGGCGTACGTGGTGAGTGTGCTGGTGGCGGTATCGGAGGCGAGGGTGGTGCTGGTGGAGGAAGGAGGCGTGCCGGTGCTGGTGGAGAT harbors:
- the LOC114405618 gene encoding TATA-binding protein-associated factor 2N-like; amino-acid sequence: MSRSLVKKSIAPARGNPDDEGERGVRAAKTLTGGGEQGADRAVQCDSTAGEPPGEWGVPREEGCIDNAVLAVHGEGEQDQGGEGGDHEGTGGADGGLRVEHGGQVGVRGECAGGGIGGEGGAGGGRRRAGAGGDRRG